A window from Citrus sinensis cultivar Valencia sweet orange chromosome 5, DVS_A1.0, whole genome shotgun sequence encodes these proteins:
- the LOC127902283 gene encoding disease resistance protein At4g27190-like, with translation MGGIGKTTLVKEFARRAIEDELYDMVVFSEVTQSPDIKQIQQEIAEKLGLELSEEAEFRRASRMFERLKNEKKILLILDNTWKSLDLGTIGIPFGVEHRGCKLLFTTRDLDVLIRMGSEKNFSIGILNEQEAWRLFKIIAGAYVENRELKSTATSVAKACRGLPIALTIVVKALRNKELPEWKNALQELQMPSETSFDEGVPAEAYSTIELSYNVLKLEEAHNKLHAWVRQLRDSCLLLVDGSSKFFSMHDVLRDVAISIACRDMNAFVVRNKNMWEWPNPDALKKYLAISLINSRINDIPEGLESAQLEFLLMIPNNSFLGPNIPENFFKGVKKLRVVALVKMLLSSLPSSIYLLVNLQTLCLDQSILRDIDIAIIGKLKNLKILSFVRSDIVQLPKALGELTKLRLSDLTDCFHLKVIAPNVISSLTRLEELYMGNCPIEWEVERANSERSNSSLDELMNLPWLTTLEIDVKNDSILPESFLTQKLERFKISIGNESFMPSQSVRKQWFRSLRTF, from the exons ATGGGCGGCATTGGAAAGACGACACTGGTGAAGGAGTTTGCTAGGCGAGCCATTGAAGACGAGCTTTATGATATGGTGGTTTTTTCGGAGGTTACCCAAAGTCCAGACATAAAACAGATCCAACAGGAAATTGCGGAAAAGCTAGGCCTAGAGTTGTCCGAGGAAGCTGAGTTTAGAAGAGCTAGTAGAATGTTTGAAAGATtgaagaatgagaagaagatcCTTCTGATTCTGGATAACACCTGGAAATCTCTTGATTTGGGGACTATTGGAATTCCTTTTGGGGTTGAGCATAGAggatgtaaattattattcacaACAAGAGATCTTGATGTGCTGATAAGGATGGGATCTGAAAAAAACTTCTCGATTGGAATTTTAAATGAACAAGAAGCTTGGAGATTGTTCAAGATAATCGCTGGTGCTTATGTTGAAAATCGTGAGTTAAAATCTACAGCAACAAGTGTAGCCAAGGCATGTCGAGGTTTGCCTATTGCCCTAACTATAGTAGTAAAGGCACTGAGAAACAAAGAGCTGCCTGAGTGGAAGAATGCCTTGCAAGAACTCCAAATGCCTTCAGAGACAAGCTTCGACGAAGGAGTACCAGCAGAGGCATACTCAACAATTGAGCTGAGTTACAA TGTCCTTAAGCTAGAAGAGGCACATAACAAATTACATGCATGGGTCCGTCAACTAAGAGACTCTTGTTTGCTGCTTGTGGATGGTAGCAGTAAATTCTTTTCTATGCATGATGTTCTTCGCGATGTTGCCATTTCAATTGCATGTCGTGACATGAATGCATTTGTGGTGAGAAATAAGAATATGTGGGAATGGCCAAATCCAgatgcattaaaaaaatatcttgcAATCTCTTTAATAAATAGTCGTATTAATGACATTCCTGAAGGGCTGGAATCTGCACAACTTGAATTTTTACTTATGATTCCCAATAACTCTTTTTTGGGGCCCAATATTCCTGAGAACTTCTTTAAAGGGGTGAAAAAGCTTCGGGTTGTAGCTTTGGTAAAAATGCTGTTATCATCATTGCCATCTTCAATCTATCTTCTAGTAAATCTTCAAACACTTTGCCTTGATCAAAGCATTTTGAGAGACATAGACATAGCCATTATTGGAAAGttgaaaaatctaaaaatccTTAGCTTTGTGCGGTCTGATATTGTGCAGTTGCCTAAAGCACTAGGTGAACTGACTAAGCTAAGGCTGTCAGATTTAACGGACTGTTTCCATCTAAAAGTTATTGCTCCAAATGTCATATCAAGCTTAACCCGATTAGAAGAATTGTATATGGGTAATTGCCCCATTGAATGGGAGGTTGAAAGAGCCAATAGTGAAAGAAGTAATTCTAGccttgatgaattgatgaatTTACCTTGGCTAACCACTCTAGAAATTGATGTTAAAAATGACAGTATTTTACCAGAAAGCTTTTTAACCCAAAAGCTGGAAAGGTTCAAAATATCTATTGGAAACGAATCATTCATGCCTTCCCAGAGTGTTAGAAAACAATGGTTTCGAAGCCTCCGCACTTTTTGA